ACAAGAAACCGGCGGCCATCAACTGGATTAAGGGACGTGGCAAGCGTGTGGTCACCGAGTGTACCATTCCGGCAGCCACGCTGCGTTCTGTGCTGAAAACGGATGCCAAGACACTGGTCGAGTGTAACAAGCTGAAGAATATGGGAGGCAGCGCCATGGCCGGTAGCATTGGTGGCAACAATGCTCATGCCGCCAATATGGTGACCGCTGTCTTTTTGGCCACAGGACAGGATCCCGCCCAGAATGTAACCTCGAGCAACTGCTCCACTGCCATGGAGTGCTGGGCGGAGAACAGCGAGGACCTTTACATGACCTGCACAATGCCTTCGCTGGAGGTGGGAACTGTGGGCGGCGGAACCGGTTTGCCAGGACAGAGCGCATGCCTGGAAATGCTTGGTGTCCGCGGAGCGAACGCCACCCGGCCAGGAGACAACGCCAAGAAGCTGGCACAGATCGTCTGCGCCACGGTTATGGCCGGTGAATTGAGCCTGATGGCGGCGTTGGTCAATAGCGATCTAGTCAAGAGTCACATGCGTCACAATCGGTAAGTTTTACATCTACTACATCTAATTGAAAACTTTATAACTCTAACTTGTGATCCTTTTCTTGCAGTTCCTCCGTCGCCGTGAGCAGCGCCAACAATCCTCTCAACGTGACCGTGTCCAGCTGCAGCACCATCAGCTAAGATTGGGCGCTGCAGGGGCGCCGACTTCTACCCTTTTGTACATAGAGTCTCTTAAAACGTGCAGGCCAGGCGGTGCAACTCATTTCTTTAGGTGTTACCTTGTAGTTGAATGTTTCACAAATTGCTTGATAAATAACCTGATTGGCCAGGCCACGGAACCGAACAGCAGCGTCCTCCAGATCGGCGATTCGCTCAAAGCCAATGCTGAGGACATAGGATGTGTTGATCGATATCCACGAGCAGCTGATGCTACTTCCACTTAGATTGTACTTTTCGTCGTAACGCTATTTTTTTCTACCTATATAACTGAATACTGTGTGAAGATCCGCTGGAATCCACACCAGATGCCAGTCAGTGGAGCTATGACCAGGACTAGTGCAAGCGCTGAACttgtaaaaagtatttgcTAAGCGAAAAGTAGTACATAGGGTTTTGTATAGTGACTAAATTAAAACGTTTAATTAGAGCGAGTACGATCGATATCGATATCTTAATTtcggtttttcatttttaacaaaaaaaatataaacacaaaGCGTAATGGATAAATGTCTTTTGTAGACGCTGCTCACGGGTTTACAAATCAGcacttcattttatttttaataataataattattaataaattattataattaatttataataattcacGGCGCGTTTTATTAATTAGTGGTTGTTGTGAGTGTTGTATTTCTCCATGTATGAATCGTATAAAAAGAACAAGAGCGAGCGGCGGTTAATTCTGATCGGTTGACTCCTTGGCCTCGGCCTCGGCATCGGCATCCTCGTCGCCCTCCTCAACGGGCGGCACACGTACATCGGCGCTGCTATCGGGCTGGACGATCAATTTCTTGGGACTCGGACCGTAGCTGTCCGCCTCAGCTGAAATGGCACCCGACGGCCCGGGAGCAgcatcctcatcatcgtcatcgtggGTCGTCGACTCCGGCTGCAAGCTGGCCGCTGCCTCAGAGGCGACGCCGTTTTTCGCCTCCTCTACGGAACACTCCTCGGGATGTGAGACCTTGCGCTTGGCAATCCGTTCGCTGAGCGCCTTGTGTAGCTGGGCAATGTCCGCCGGTCGACCCATGGCCAGGAAGATCTTGACAACGCCAGAGTTGTCGATGGCCGTTAGACGTAGGGACTTTTGGCTGGCCCGCTCCGCCACCATGGCGGCCCAAACTTTGGTGTTGAGCAGCAGGCGGAGATTGCCAGATGTGCGGAACACCACGCGCGAGTTGCCCCTTCCGTCCTTGGCGTCGTTTAAGCGCAGACTGCCGCGACCACGCTCCTCCCAGTTGCTGTTTAGAAAGGCGAATAGCTTGCAGCTCACGTCGATGATGTTGATCTCGTCCTCCTCGCCGGTGAAGGTTTCAACCTCCTCGTATTTGCGCTTCTGAGCACGGCTCTCCTCGTACTCCCGGGCCACATCCGTCAGGCTTTTGGCCTCGGCGGACtccttgttgttattgctgctgctgcaaatcGATGACGAGGCAGCGGCCTCGCTGGTCTCTGTGGTCTGGGCAGCGTTTTGAATGACGCTTGAGAAGAGCAATGGCGCCGAGGACGACGTAGCagcggtggaggaggaggcagcCTCCTGGGCTGATCCCGAGCTGCCCGCCGTGTCTGCGTCCGGTTCAGCGGTAACCTGTTCAGCATTGGGGGCCACCACACGTTCATGCACATTCTGGCCAAAGACGAAGCCGCTGGACTGGACATGAGGCATATTGTTCTTGGCTGCGGCAAACATGCTGGAACGCTCAATGCCATTGCTGCGCAGCTTGGTCAGCGGATCCGGCCGCTCGTCCACCTCGTCGTCCTCCTTGTCGCCAGTGGACTCGGCTGCCGCAGATCCGGTGGCGACCACCTCGTCGTCATCCTCCTCGTCCTTGGACTCGCGCAGAAACGGATTATTCAGCAGGGCGCTGTCTTCCCCAGCGGCCGGGGATGTGGAACTATTGTTGGAGCCGCTGCTGTTGGCCAGCACTGCTGGGCGCAGAACAGCACCGCCCAGGCGCGAAGCCTTCAGGGTGAAGCCACCTCGGAAACAGTTAGTTTCGACTGACGCTTCTGGAAACaagggggaaaaaaacaaGACTCGTTTGTCAGTTTGTGGCTAACTCTTCAAGGGCACGAGATTCGCGATTTTTGGCGACCTTAAGTTCAAGTTGGCACTACAGCTCGTTTTGCTACACTTACCATTATTTTCGGACATTGCAAACAAGgctatttgcaattttaaaatataaattgccaAATCTTTTACAGAAAAGAGCGTTCTGTGTAAAGCCTGCCGAATTGTTATCGCTGTGTTATCGCTGCCACTATCGATAAGCGCCGGCGATGACGCTCTGTTGTCAACACTGGCTTTCAGTGTTGCTCACTTGCCGctgaaaaaacaagaaatttacaagtcaTCGGCAGAGTGTTTGCCCAAAAAGATCGTCAATAATTGCATTTGAACAAAGAATTACATTCAGCAAAGGCCAACCAACAAGCGTAGTAAACATGGCTCAGACTCTGGAGGATAAATCAATTTGGGAGGACGGCGAGGAGTCGCTGGGCGAGGAGGTGATGCGTATGTCTACCGATGAGATTGTGAGCAGGACTCGTCTGATGGACAACGAAATCAAGATCATGAAGAGCGAGGTGATACGCATTACCCACGAGATTCAGGCGCAAAATGAAAAGATCAAGGACAACACCGAAAAGATCAAGGTAGGGATCACAATAAAACACCTCCTCCCTGCCAAACAGCCTCATTCGTAAAGTACTTCACTATTAGGTCAACAAGACGCTGCCCTACCTGGTGTCCAATGTAATAGAGCTGCTGGATGTGGATCcacaggaggaggaggacgatgGCTCCGTCACTGTTCTAGATAACCAGCGAAAGGGCAAGTGCGCCGTTATCAAAACATCCACTCGACAGGCGTATTTCCTGCCCGTCATCGGCCTGGTTGATGCCGAAAAACTGAAGCCAGGTGATCTGGTCGGAGTCAACAAAGACTCCTACTTGATTCTGGAAACCCTGCCGGCTGAGTACGATGCCCGCGTCAAGGCCATGGAGGTGGACGAGCGACCCACAGAGCAATACTCCGACATTGGAGGCTTGGACAAGCAGATACAGGAGCTCATCGAGGCAGTGGTGCTGCCCATGACGCACAAGGAGAAGTTCAAAAACCTTGGCATTCACCCACCCAAAGGTGGGTTTCTTACTCGTAAGAATGTCGTATAACCATATTAATCCTTCCCTTTTACAGGTGTACTTTTGTACGGCCCCCCTGGAACTGGCAAAACTTTGCTGGCCCGT
This genomic stretch from Drosophila yakuba strain Tai18E2 chromosome 3R, Prin_Dyak_Tai18E2_2.1, whole genome shotgun sequence harbors:
- the LOC6537929 gene encoding ran-binding protein 3, with the translated sequence MSENNEASVETNCFRGGFTLKASRLGGAVLRPAVLANSSGSNNSSTSPAAGEDSALLNNPFLRESKDEEDDDEVVATGSAAAESTGDKEDDEVDERPDPLTKLRSNGIERSSMFAAAKNNMPHVQSSGFVFGQNVHERVVAPNAEQVTAEPDADTAGSSGSAQEAASSSTAATSSSAPLLFSSVIQNAAQTTETSEAAASSSICSSSNNNKESAEAKSLTDVAREYEESRAQKRKYEEVETFTGEEDEINIIDVSCKLFAFLNSNWEERGRGSLRLNDAKDGRGNSRVVFRTSGNLRLLLNTKVWAAMVAERASQKSLRLTAIDNSGVVKIFLAMGRPADIAQLHKALSERIAKRKVSHPEECSVEEAKNGVASEAAASLQPESTTHDDDDEDAAPGPSGAISAEADSYGPSPKKLIVQPDSSADVRVPPVEEGDEDADAEAEAKESTDQN
- the LOC6537930 gene encoding 26S proteasome regulatory subunit 6A-B, coding for MAQTLEDKSIWEDGEESLGEEVMRMSTDEIVSRTRLMDNEIKIMKSEVIRITHEIQAQNEKIKDNTEKIKVNKTLPYLVSNVIELLDVDPQEEEDDGSVTVLDNQRKGKCAVIKTSTRQAYFLPVIGLVDAEKLKPGDLVGVNKDSYLILETLPAEYDARVKAMEVDERPTEQYSDIGGLDKQIQELIEAVVLPMTHKEKFKNLGIHPPKGVLLYGPPGTGKTLLARACAAQTKSTFLKLAGPQLVQMFIGDGAKLVRDAFALAKEKAPAIIFIDELDAIGTKRFDSEKAGDREVQRTMLELLNQLDGFSSTADIKVIAATNRVDILDPALLRSGRLDRKIEFPHPNEEARARIMQIHSRKMNVSNDVNFEELSRSTDDFNGAQCKAVCVEAGMIALRRSANSVTHEDFMDAIMEVQAKKKANLNYYA